The proteins below are encoded in one region of Brachionichthys hirsutus isolate HB-005 chromosome 12, CSIRO-AGI_Bhir_v1, whole genome shotgun sequence:
- the rdh1 gene encoding retinol dehydrogenase 1: METSNPAMCDLSFSTQVTTDDHMLRLVEVFLSHPVLSCAFLVAALVTVCWYVRDSLSVDGFSRKHVFITGCDSGFGNLLARRLDGIGFAVTAACLTEKGAADLEAASSPRLKSLLLDVADSSSIRRAVQLVSKEVGERGLWGLVNNAGRAVPIGPPEWMQLEDFKKVLDVNLMGVVEVTLQFLPLLKHAQGRVVNVASILGRLSLIGGGYCPSKYGVEAFSDSLRGNMQPFGIKVSIIEPGFFKTAVTQIDLIEADLKRLWSRLPPNIKDSYGPTYLNDYLKCQRLSLGILCSPDISRVTGCMEHALTARFPRTRYSVGWDAKLLWIPLSYLPSFVSDFIVSVLLPTFKDKTPVK, translated from the exons TGTGATCTGAGTTTTTCCACTCAGGTAACAACTGATGATCACATGTTACGGTTAGTGGAG GTATTCCTGTCACATCCGGTCTTAAGCTGTGCTTTCCTCGTGGCCGCTCTCGTTACCGTCTGCTGGTACGTCAGAGATTCCCTCAGCGTTGATGGCTTCAGCCGGAAGCACGTGTTCATCACCGGCTGCGACAGCGGCTTTGGGAACCTGCTGGCCAGGAGGCTGGACGGGATAGGCTTCGCTGTCACAGCTGCGTGCCTCACAGAGAAAGGTGCAGCGGATCTGGAGGCGGCGTCCTCCCCCAGACTGAAGAGCCTCCTGCTGGATGTTGCAGACAGCTCAAGCATCAGGAGGGCGGTGCAGTTAGTGAGCAAAGAGGTCGGAGAGCGAG GTCTGTGGGGGCTGGTGAATAATGCTGGCAGGGCCGTGCCCATCGGGCCACCAGAATGGATGCAGCTGGAGGATTTCAAAAAGGTCCTGGATGTGAATCTCATGGGGGTCGTTGAGGTGACGCTTCAGTTTCTGCCGCTGCTGAAACATGCCCAGGGCAGGGTGGTAAATGTGGCCAGCATCCTGGGCAGACTGTCTCTCATTGGGGGAGGATACTGCCCATCCAAATACGGAGTGGAAGCCTTCTCCGACTCGCTCAG AGGGAACATGCAACCCTTCGGCATCAAAGTAAGCATCATTGAACCCGGTTTCTTCAAGACGGCTGTGACCCAGATAGATCTGATAGAAGCTGACCTGAAGAGGCTGTGGAGCCGCCTCCCTCCAAACATCAAAGACTCCTATGGACCGACATACCTTAATGACT ATCTGAAGTGTCAGCGCTTGTCCTTGGGCATCCTGTGCAGTCCAGACATTTCTCGTGTGACTGGGTGCATGGAGCACGCTCTGACGGCTCGCTTCCCCCGCACCCGCTACAGCGTAGGATGGGATGCCAAGCTTCTTTGGATTCCTTTGTCCTACCTCCCCTCATTTGTGTCAGACTTTATTGTCAGTGTGCTTCTTCCTACATTTAAAGATAAAACTCCTGTGAAATAG